In Akkermansia muciniphila ATCC BAA-835, the genomic stretch GTATTAACGATCTTTCTCATGGCCCCTTATTGACCGGCGGGCAATCGGGGCGCCTTCCCCCGCCGGGCGAAAAATCGGTTGCTTTCAATATCAGTTTCACACAAGAACTCAAGGCTTTTCTTGAAAAACTCCTCCCGATTTTTTACGGAACCTGTGGAGACCCTCTGGACGGCGGCAGAAAACGAGCGCACAAAAACCTTGTAGCACTTCCGTCCCATGTTAAATTCCGGCTAATGGGAAAATGCAGGAATACCTGCATCTATCAGCCACTCCTGCCGCAAAACCATGAAAAAAAACCTCCTTTACCTGCTCGCAGCGGGGCTGTCCGGAACAGCCTTCCTTCACGCCGCGGATACCGTCAAACTGGACCAGCCGGACCTGGAACGGGGAGCTCCGATCATGAAAGCCCTGTCCGACCGTCAATCCATTCGGAGCTTTTCTGAAAAAGCGCTATCCCAAAAAGATTTATCAGACCTGCTCTGGGCGGCCAATGGCATCAACCGTCAGGAATCCGGCAAACGTACAGCCCCGTCCGCCATGAACCGCCAGGACGTTAAAATTTATATATGCACTAAAAACGCCTCCTACCTCTATGACCACAAGGCCCACGCCATGATTCCCGTAAACGATGGGGACGTGCGCCCGGCGGATGCCCCCATATGTCTCATTCTTGTAACGGATACGGCGGAACCCTGGGCTGCCATGGACGCTGGCATTGTCTCCCAGAACATCTCCCTGTTCTGCTCCGGGACGGGACTGGCTACCTATCCGCGCGCCAGCATGAACAAGGATGCCCTGGCAAAGGCCCTGAAACTAACCTCTCCCCAAACACCCATGCTCTGTCATCCGGTAGGATATAAAAAATAACTACTTCCGGCTACATTCTCCGGACAGTCCGGAAAAGAAACCATCAGAAATGGAAATAAATTCCACAACAGGCGGAATTATGGTTCCGGCAAAATATCCATGTAGATGCCGGGAGAGCTCCCTTCAATAGGCATCGCGCCCACAGCCCGGGCATAAAAATCAGCCGGACCAACCCCGCCGATGACACCGTATGCATACCCCAGCTCCCGCAAACCTTTCAGGGCGGAAACCAATAGCACGGTGCCTAATCCGCTTCTGCGCACCTCTTCCGCCACTCCCATGGGGCCCAAAAAACCGCGAGCCGTTACATCGTAACAGGCAAAACCAAGAATCTTCTTCTCCCGTGTGGCAATATAACAGGAAATGGGCTGGCGGCCAAACGCGACTTTCGCCTCACTTACCCACTTGGGAGAAAAATTCCGGCCAACCCAGTCAGCTACCAAATGACGTTCGTAAGCACCCGGACGGCGAATCAAAAAACCTTCCCGCTCCAGCCTCCTCAGGTCTTCTTCAATATCGGGCAAATCATACAGCCGCACCAGCATATCCATCATAACCCCGGCACCGTATCACAACTAAGTGCCGTGGCGAATAAAAAAAACTGGACAAACCCATCTTTCAACCTTAGACTTTGCCGCACCACAAACAACGAGCTGTAGCGCAGGCTGGTAGCGCGCTTCGTTCGGGACGAAGAGGTCGCAGGTTCGAATCCTGTCAGCTCGACCAATTTCCAAGCCGCCTCCGGGCGGCTTTTTGATTACTTATTTACTGATATAAAACAATTTTACTCATTAATAACTCTGCACTTCCCCTATTTTGCGCCAAGGCAAATAAACAGCATCATACTGATTGAATTTACCCTCCTCACAGGAACAAAATCAAACGGGCAAATCTTCTCAATTAAGCCTGGAGGATGTCGGGGGTATTTACCGATGCAGAGGAAAAATTATCTATGCCCAATTCTCACCCCTGTGCCAGGCAGCATCACAGCCGCTGCGGAAGTACTCTATAACATCCCCCTAAACAAAGGAGAATGAACCTCCTCCACAAAAAAGCCCCGTTCATATTTCATGAACGGGGATGAGTCAAACGAAGTCGAAGCAGGGAGATAAAACCGGGTTACTTGCCGGATTCCGGTTTGAAACGAGCTGCTTCCGATTCGGCGGTGATTTTTGCAGGCTCGATATGCAGGAGCTTTTTCATGGCACGGCCCGGGTCGCTCTCCGTCATCGGAAAATATCTGACGTGGTCGCCTAGGCTGTAGGAATCCAGTCCATAAATGTTGTCAGCCGGAGTAAAATCTTCCGGTGTGTTCAGCAGTTTTTTTACCTCCTTTGAAGACGCAAGGACATAACTCAGATTACAACTGGAATACAATTCCGTTTTAGGAGCGCTTCCCTTGGGAAGCTTATTGGCGTGCCCGTTCCACTTGACCAGAGCTTCTACAGGAATATCTCCCCGCAGCGACTGAACGACGCGGGCATAGTGCGTCGTTCCCTGGTCAGTGGAGACTATTTTGTAAATGATAACAGACAGGACCACATCGCTTTTTTCTAAATTTCGGGCTGTACCCCTGAGAAAACTATCCTGTTCTACTTCGGCCTGCGTAGCAACATGGGAATAACGGTCTGGCTCTCCAAGGGCTACGGTTGAAAGTAATTCTGAAAACAGAATGCAAAGAAAAGAAACATACTTCATATGTATATATTAGATACTGATTTTTTGGTTTATATTCAATAAAAATAGGGCAAACACAAAAAATGTCCACCCTATGAATATATTATTTAATATCAGTTATTAGTCATCCAGTGTCGATCTTTGGAGCAGCCACACGGGGCCGGAAATAAAACTGCCCACGCCAATGTTATTTCCCGAACACATTCCCACATGCAGACTATCGCCAAATACGATAATGTCTCCAGCCTGGGGAGTGTTGTACCCATTTTCTCCATCATCCGGATAATCAGGAGCCCCCAGCAGGATACGGAGATAAACCGCCATTTGAGCTGCGCTGATGATAACGTGCTTTTTACCCCCCAACGCCTGGGAATTACCCTTTGCTCCAATATTATTGGCTCCCGGAGCTCCATTAAGGTCAATACCATAACTACTAAGAGCAATGCTCAGACGCAAGGCGCAACTGTTAATGTAATTGGCATCTCCCGAAACGTGGCTATCGTTCAGCCATCCTCCAATATAGTTCCACACATCATCTGTAGTCATGGTGGGATAATCCACTACATTATAGCATCCCAGTAGACGTTGTGCATTGGCAATATTCCAAAGATTTTTTGGAGCATCGATTTCCCAAAATTCCAGTTCGGAATCTCCCATCTTGGGAACAAACTCCTCCGCATTGGGGTAAGGAGCAATTTCTTCCGGGACGGCAAGGTTCTCATGATGCAGTTTCGCATAGTGGAAGCCCTTTTTAAGTTCCTTGCTTCCAGAAACGGATGTGGACGAATGTGAGCCAGTCAATTCCGCTACCTTTTCACCATTGATTTCCAGATAGCCGTTGTCGTCAATCTGAATCGTGAAATTATAGGTTCCATCTTCCGGAACGCGGATATATCCTTCCCAGTCATGTCCCCGGTTTCTTCCGTCTTGTGCCATCCAATCTTGGGGGACTCTTTATTCGTTACCTTGTAGCGGCGGTTGTTTTCCACATCCAACGGGTGGAACGGTTTTGTAGATATAGCCATAATATTATGTTTCGTATCGTTTACTACTGAATATTCAGTTCATGGAAACCTTGAAAGATTTCTCGCTCCTTATCAACACGTTTAACGTGTAATCCAACCCTCATTCGGAACGTGAAGGAAAAGGTTAAAACGGCACGACAATCAAGTGGAAAACAAAGGATTTGAAAAGGGCACAAGAAACACAATCATTGATTATCAATAGTTACATTTCAAATTTTCTTCATTCGGGACGAAGAGACCGCTGGTTCGAATCCTGTCCTTTCGATTATTTTCTAACAACCTCTTCCGGACGGTTATTTTATTTTCCGGTAAAATCACTTCCCCTGCAAAAGCCAGTCAGAAACCCACTAGCAGCTGATTCTTCTATCTGAAAAAAGCCCCTGCTGGGATACTTTATCAGTCATCCGTCAAATTCCCATTGCCCCGCGCATGTTTCTTTCTCTAAAATACAGGTAATGAGTGAATACTTCCTGAAACTTCCCGGCGATTCCCAGCCGAGAGCCTATTCCGAATACGAAGTCCGTGAATTTCTGGGACAGGGCGTGATCGACTCAAAAACGCTTACCTGGAAACAGGGCATGGAAGGATGGCAGCCCGTAGCCCAAGTTCTTCCTCCGATGTCACCTGTATGGGAGGAAACACAGGATCAGGAGGGCAAAGATCAGCCAGAAGAGCAGCAGTACCGCTTGCGTTATCCTCTAAACGGGCTAGCCAAATTATCCATTTTGGCATGTTTCGTATTGCTGCCCTTCATGCTCTGGAGCAGCTGGATTGTTTTTTCCAACAATGTCGTCAATTATGAAGAAATTCAGACACTCATCCAGCAGAATATGGTTCACATGCCATCTTTTGCAGTACCATTGGTCTTCTTCCTCAGCATCCTGTTCATTCCATCCCTGCTTATTCAGCTGATCTGGCTGTACCGGGCATCTGCCAATATTCAGGAATTTCAAGTTCAGGGAATTCGGTTCACTCCATTCCTTAGCGTTCTTCTAAGCTGTATGCCGGTAGTCGGCATGGTGCTCAATGCCCTGGTTCTTCAGGAAATATATAAGGCATCCAAAAACCCGGCAGAATGGATGTTGCAAACACCCTCCCGTTCCCTGCGCTTATATCTTCTGGTGACTACGGCTCTAACTCTGTGCACCCTTTTCCCTTTCGGGGCGGAACATTACGTGACGGCCTTTCTGCTCACCGGCGTACTGATGACGGCAGCCAGCATCCTGTGGCTGGTCTGTGTCCTGCAAATCACCAGAAAACAGGAGGAACTGGTCTCCAAAAATCAAAACTCCCGTTCCTGATCGAAAAAACCGTAATCAGCGTTTTTCCTTTTCTTCCGTGGGCGGCTGACTGTCTGGGAGGATTTTATCCAAAGCTTCCATGCTGTTATCCTTATACAGATTCTCCAGCAGTTTTTCCCACCCCGCCGCCATCTGAACCTGTTTCAAGGCAATAATAGGATCAGGCATCATCATTTCCGGGTCGGGAGCATATTGCTTTAGCACCTCATCCGGATTGATTCTGTTAAACGTTGTCTTCCCATAGCCCGGCATTCCCGCCTCATGAGCGATGGATTCAATCATCTCAAAATGCAAATGCGCCAAATAATTGCCGTGCGCAGTTCCGACTGAGCCGATTTGCTCTCCGCGTCCCACCAGAGTCCCCAGCGGAATATCGCTGACGGTTTTCAAATGGGCATACAGACTCTGCACAAAACGCCCGTCCGGCAAGCGGTGCAGCAGCACGACAACATTGCCCCAATCTGGAGAAGGTTCTCCTGCATAAATCAGCAATCCGCGGCCGGCGGCCCGCACGGGCAGTCCCTCATCCGTGTTTTCTCCTCCTATTCCATTTAAATCCTGTCCTGCATGCCTTCCCTTACGGGCGGCATTCATATCCCCCACACCCTGGGCAACATAGGTAAACGCTCCATTCTCATCTCCGAGGGGCGATGTAAACACATCGGCCAGAGGCGCCTTTGCCAGCTCCTGGGGCGTCAACAAAACCATCCGGTAATCTACAGGAACCGGAGCAGACCGCGGAATGTCTTCGTCATAAATATTATGGTGCATCCCGGCCTCCGGAACGGCGGCATATTTCGTCTTGTACCAGGCAAATGCCGTAATCAAGACACAGGCTGTTCCCAAAAGCCCCATAATGACGCGGGATGTCGTCTTATCTATCATCGTGCCGACTCTATACCCACGGAACCGGATTTACAATCACAAGATAGTCAGGCCAGCGTCTGCGGAAATTTTTCCATCCACAATTTGCGCGCCGCACGGATATCTTCTGAGGAAACACGGCTGGAGAGCTCCCATACGAGCGGAACTCCATGCGGGAAAAAAGGAAGAAGGCGTTCAAAGGGAACTACTCCTCCCAGCAGGGGAACCTGATGATCCCGCGCGGGCCATTTGACGTCGTTCACATGTCCTCCAATCAAATGGGAGGACATTCGGCGAAGAAACTGCTCATGATTTAATATAAGCAAATTATGCTTTCTTTGAATATGCCCGAAATCATGCCAGTAACCAATAAAGGGATTGTCTCCAAACTCCTTCATCAACAAATTCATTTCATCCTCACTCGGCACCTGCTCATAATGGCTGCGCCCTTCAATGCCCAGCTTGACGCCAAATTGTCCGGCTTGCGGAAGGAGCTGCCGGAGAGCTTCACGCGCCCGTTCCAGATAAACGGGAGCCAGGCGGTTGCGGCGGCGTACAAATTCGCCCTTGGTGCCGGCAAACGATTCCGTTCCCACCATTCCCTGACGCGCCAGGTTTTGCAAACGAGCCGTATCCGTGCGTTTCGCCAAGGGTTCCACCGTTCCCATATGCAACACGATATATCCGGCCCCCAGTGCTGCGCCCTGTTCAATAGACTTTTTCGTCAATTCAATAGCCTTGGAACGCACCTGCAGCAAATCCGCCGTAAAAGGCCTGCTGTCTGGAGAATCCCCCACTTCGTCAATCGGAGCGGGAAAAAAATTATGCACCCCGGCCACCTGCACCTTTCCGGCTTTTACCGCCCTCATGATACCGGGGAGAAGGGATAACTTGATGCCGTGGGAAAGTTCCACATGGTCAAAACCCAAAGAAAGAATCTCATCAATCATTTCTTCCCCGTCCTGATGACGGTGGGAATTCCAGCACGTAGAAAATACCAGCATAAAAAAATCAATTGTTATGAGCTGATGGAGCCGGGTTCCGTGTAGCAATCTTCCATCCACTCCTTGACAGCGGCAGTCATGCTTCCAGCGACATCCGCACGAGGTTTGACGAAAGCCGGAATAAACCACGGAAATGCGCCCACCAGATCATGAATCACCACAACATCGCCATCACATGTATGGGAGCCGGACCCAATACCCAACGTGGGAATGGAAGAATGTACGGTAACTTGTCGGGCCGCATGAGGCGTTACGCCTTCCACAACCACAGCACAAGCCCCCGCCTCTGCCACAGCCTCCACATCCCTTACCAAGGCTTCCTCCTCCGCGGAGGATTTCCCTTTGATCTTATATCCTCCCTCCTCCAGCACTTTCTGCGGCAGGAGGCCGATATGACCCACTACGGGAATACCGGCCTCCACAATAGCACGGATATTTCCTGCCTGGGCTGCCCCCCCTTCCAGCTTGACAGCATCCGCTCCAGCCAAAAACAATTTCTTTGCGGATTGCACGGCCTGTTCCACCGTATCATAAGAATGTATGGGCATATCTCCCACCAGCATGGCGTTCTTCACTCCGCGCGCAGTAGCTTCCACATGATGAAGCATATGATCCAGCGTCACATGAGTGGTATCCGGAAAGCCCAAAACCACCATCCCCAAGGAATCCCCTACCAGCACAATATCTACGCCGGCCTCATCCAAAAGACGGCCTGTAGGATAGTCATAAGCAGTAACCAGAGTCACATGCCGCCTGTTCTTGCAGGCGCGGATTCGTTCCGCTTTCTCAAAAGATTGATTCATGGCGTTCAATAAACATACAATTTACCAGCGTTCCGATACCAGGAGCGGATCAGCCTCATCCGTATCCAATTCCGCCAACAGGCAGGCAACCGTTTTATGCTGGCGCGGCAGGATAAGCTCCGGCCTGATATCGGAAAGAGGTTTTAAAACAAATTTCCTCAAATGGGCTCTGGGATGGGGGAGAATCAGACGAGGAGGATCATTGACCACCATGTCCCCCACATAGATAATATCCACATCCGCCGTGCGGGGTTCACAGCGAATCCCGGAACGAATGCGCCCCAGAACCCGTTCTATACCCTGGCAATGCACAAGCAATTCCTCCACCGTACCTGGCCAGGTAAATTCCACCACGGCATTCAAATAATCATCCGCACCGTACGGACATCCCTGAGGACTGGTGGCATACAGGGAGGATTGCAAAAAAGGGTCATCAGACAGGCTCATCTGCAACAAATGATCCCTGGCCTGAACCATCAGGCTGTTTTTATCCCCAAGATTGGACCCCAGTGCAATGCCTGCTCTCTTCATCAGCAAAAAACATCGTGGCCGTTCCGGAAAAGAAGAACGGCCACGATGCCGAAAAAGTTATAATTGGGACAACCCCAGAACGTCTTCCATGGTATACAGACCCGGTTCCCTGCCTTGGAGCCAGAGAGCCGCACGAACTGCTCCGGAGGCAAATGTCATACGGCTGGACGCCTTATGGGTAAGTTCCAGCCGTTCACCATCGGAAGCAAATATTACAGTATGGTCCCCCACCACATCCCCTCCCCGCAGGGAATGCATGCCTATTTCTTTGGCGGGTCGAGGCCCTACCAACCCTTCACGGCCAAAAACCACACTATCTTCATAATTCCTGTCAATGGCGCCGGACAGGATTTCCGCCAGTGTCCGGGCAGTACCGGAAGGAGCATCAATTTTGTGACGGTGATGCATCTCCATTACCTCTATATCGCAGCTGCCTCCCAGAATCTGTGCAGCCTTGCGCGTCAGCCAGAACAGGGCGTTCACCCCTACGGAATAATTGGAAGCGAACACAATCGGAATGGATGCCGCAGCGTCCACGATCTCCTGGCGTTCCAGCTCCGTATGCCCCGTAGTGCCAATCACCAGAGGTTTGTTATTGGCAACAGCTTCCGCCAGCAGAGTGCTGGTGAAAGCGTGATGGGAAAAATCAATGGCTACGTCGCATTTGGCGAGGGCGGGATAAAGCTCCTGTCCCTGATCATGAGTAGAACCCACGCAAGTATCCGGATTCTGCGTCACCGCCTCTTGAATAGCTTGGCCCATGCGGCCCGAAATGCCTGTAACAAGAATGGAAATCATATCACTAAAATGTTAAAGAATATTGAAACGCTGAAGAAGAGCGGAAAGCTGAGCTTCCTTCTCTTCCGCCAATGGAACCAGCGGAAGACGTATGCCGGGCTGTATATCTCCCCTCATCGCCAAAGCCGCCTTGATCGGAACAGGATTGGAATCCAGAGTCATTAGCCCTTTCATCAACGGATAAAATTTCTTCTGGAGGGAAAGCATTTCCCCCATATCCTGATTCAGGCCAGCTTTGACAATGGAATTCATGATGCCCGGAACCAGATTGGATGTTACGGAAACCAATCCGCTGGCGCCACAGGCCATAAAAGGCACCGTCAGACCGTCATCGCCACACAGAACAGTGAAATTTTCCGGAACCACCTGCATCAGCTGGTTCACGCGGTCCACATTGCCGCCGGCCTCTTTCACACAAACAATATGCGGGCAATCCTTCGCCAGACGGCTGATTGTTTCCACACTGATTTCAATACCGCAACGCCCCGGAATGCTGTACAGCATAATCGGCAGACGGGTAGCGTCCGCAATAGCCTTGAAATGGGCATAAACTCCATCCTGAGAAGGTTTATTGTAATAGGGGCACACCTGGAGCGTTCCGTCTACTCCCATCTTTTCCGCTTCCTGGGTCATATGGATAGCTTCTGCGGTGGAATTAGCGCCCGTTCCCGCAATAACCTGAATACGGCCAGCCGCGATCTCCACGGCCAATTCTATTACCCTCAAGTGTTCTTTTACAGTCAAGGTGGGGGATTCTCCCGTGGTACCGACAGCCACAATGCCGGCCACGCCGGCAGCTATCTGCGCTTCCACAAGCATTCTAAAAGCCTCTTCATCGACCC encodes the following:
- a CDS encoding SagB/ThcOx family dehydrogenase, producing MKKNLLYLLAAGLSGTAFLHAADTVKLDQPDLERGAPIMKALSDRQSIRSFSEKALSQKDLSDLLWAANGINRQESGKRTAPSAMNRQDVKIYICTKNASYLYDHKAHAMIPVNDGDVRPADAPICLILVTDTAEPWAAMDAGIVSQNISLFCSGTGLATYPRASMNKDALAKALKLTSPQTPMLCHPVGYKK
- a CDS encoding T6SS effector amidase Tae4 family protein; translation: MAQDGRNRGHDWEGYIRVPEDGTYNFTIQIDDNGYLEINGEKVAELTGSHSSTSVSGSKELKKGFHYAKLHHENLAVPEEIAPYPNAEEFVPKMGDSELEFWEIDAPKNLWNIANAQRLLGCYNVVDYPTMTTDDVWNYIGGWLNDSHVSGDANYINSCALRLSIALSSYGIDLNGAPGANNIGAKGNSQALGGKKHVIISAAQMAVYLRILLGAPDYPDDGENGYNTPQAGDIIVFGDSLHVGMCSGNNIGVGSFISGPVWLLQRSTLDD
- the folK gene encoding 2-amino-4-hydroxy-6-hydroxymethyldihydropteridine diphosphokinase, translating into MKRAGIALGSNLGDKNSLMVQARDHLLQMSLSDDPFLQSSLYATSPQGCPYGADDYLNAVVEFTWPGTVEELLVHCQGIERVLGRIRSGIRCEPRTADVDIIYVGDMVVNDPPRLILPHPRAHLRKFVLKPLSDIRPELILPRQHKTVACLLAELDTDEADPLLVSERW
- a CDS encoding GYF domain-containing protein, giving the protein MSEYFLKLPGDSQPRAYSEYEVREFLGQGVIDSKTLTWKQGMEGWQPVAQVLPPMSPVWEETQDQEGKDQPEEQQYRLRYPLNGLAKLSILACFVLLPFMLWSSWIVFSNNVVNYEEIQTLIQQNMVHMPSFAVPLVFFLSILFIPSLLIQLIWLYRASANIQEFQVQGIRFTPFLSVLLSCMPVVGMVLNALVLQEIYKASKNPAEWMLQTPSRSLRLYLLVTTALTLCTLFPFGAEHYVTAFLLTGVLMTAASILWLVCVLQITRKQEELVSKNQNSRS
- the dapA gene encoding 4-hydroxy-tetrahydrodipicolinate synthase — translated: MKFQGLYTAIVTPFAGNRVDEEAFRMLVEAQIAAGVAGIVAVGTTGESPTLTVKEHLRVIELAVEIAAGRIQVIAGTGANSTAEAIHMTQEAEKMGVDGTLQVCPYYNKPSQDGVYAHFKAIADATRLPIMLYSIPGRCGIEISVETISRLAKDCPHIVCVKEAGGNVDRVNQLMQVVPENFTVLCGDDGLTVPFMACGASGLVSVTSNLVPGIMNSIVKAGLNQDMGEMLSLQKKFYPLMKGLMTLDSNPVPIKAALAMRGDIQPGIRLPLVPLAEEKEAQLSALLQRFNIL
- the dapB gene encoding 4-hydroxy-tetrahydrodipicolinate reductase produces the protein MISILVTGISGRMGQAIQEAVTQNPDTCVGSTHDQGQELYPALAKCDVAIDFSHHAFTSTLLAEAVANNKPLVIGTTGHTELERQEIVDAAASIPIVFASNYSVGVNALFWLTRKAAQILGGSCDIEVMEMHHRHKIDAPSGTARTLAEILSGAIDRNYEDSVVFGREGLVGPRPAKEIGMHSLRGGDVVGDHTVIFASDGERLELTHKASSRMTFASGAVRAALWLQGREPGLYTMEDVLGLSQL
- a CDS encoding M23 family metallopeptidase; the encoded protein is MIDKTTSRVIMGLLGTACVLITAFAWYKTKYAAVPEAGMHHNIYDEDIPRSAPVPVDYRMVLLTPQELAKAPLADVFTSPLGDENGAFTYVAQGVGDMNAARKGRHAGQDLNGIGGENTDEGLPVRAAGRGLLIYAGEPSPDWGNVVVLLHRLPDGRFVQSLYAHLKTVSDIPLGTLVGRGEQIGSVGTAHGNYLAHLHFEMIESIAHEAGMPGYGKTTFNRINPDEVLKQYAPDPEMMMPDPIIALKQVQMAAGWEKLLENLYKDNSMEALDKILPDSQPPTEEKEKR
- a CDS encoding sugar phosphate isomerase/epimerase family protein, which translates into the protein MIDEILSLGFDHVELSHGIKLSLLPGIMRAVKAGKVQVAGVHNFFPAPIDEVGDSPDSRPFTADLLQVRSKAIELTKKSIEQGAALGAGYIVLHMGTVEPLAKRTDTARLQNLARQGMVGTESFAGTKGEFVRRRNRLAPVYLERAREALRQLLPQAGQFGVKLGIEGRSHYEQVPSEDEMNLLMKEFGDNPFIGYWHDFGHIQRKHNLLILNHEQFLRRMSSHLIGGHVNDVKWPARDHQVPLLGGVVPFERLLPFFPHGVPLVWELSSRVSSEDIRAARKLWMEKFPQTLA
- the panB gene encoding 3-methyl-2-oxobutanoate hydroxymethyltransferase yields the protein MNQSFEKAERIRACKNRRHVTLVTAYDYPTGRLLDEAGVDIVLVGDSLGMVVLGFPDTTHVTLDHMLHHVEATARGVKNAMLVGDMPIHSYDTVEQAVQSAKKLFLAGADAVKLEGGAAQAGNIRAIVEAGIPVVGHIGLLPQKVLEEGGYKIKGKSSAEEEALVRDVEAVAEAGACAVVVEGVTPHAARQVTVHSSIPTLGIGSGSHTCDGDVVVIHDLVGAFPWFIPAFVKPRADVAGSMTAAVKEWMEDCYTEPGSISS
- a CDS encoding GNAT family N-acetyltransferase, which translates into the protein MMDMLVRLYDLPDIEEDLRRLEREGFLIRRPGAYERHLVADWVGRNFSPKWVSEAKVAFGRQPISCYIATREKKILGFACYDVTARGFLGPMGVAEEVRRSGLGTVLLVSALKGLRELGYAYGVIGGVGPADFYARAVGAMPIEGSSPGIYMDILPEP